The window TTGGGGAAACCCGCGCGCTGCTGGCGCTGGCGGTGGCTACACTGATCCTGACGGCGGTGGGCGTGTTTATCGACGTGGCGGTGATCACCGTGGCGCCGATCGCATTGTCCATCGCGCAAAAGGCCGGCATCTCGCGGGCGGCTATCCTGCTGGCGATGATCGGCGGCGGTAAAGCGGGCAACGTGATGTCGCCCAACCCGAATACCATCGCCGCCGCCGATAATTTTCACGTGCCGCTGACCTCGGTGATGTTGGCCGGCATCATACCCGGCCTGTTCGGTCTGGCAGTGGCCTACCTGCTGGCCCGGCGTTTGAGCGGCAAGGGCGGCAAGGTGATGGCGGAAGAGCTGACTCAGCATGCCGAAGGCAGCCGCCCCGGTTTTGCTGCGGCGATCAGCGCGCCGCTGGTGGCGATCCTGCTGCTGTCGTTGCGGCCGATCGCCGGCATTGCTATCGATCCGTTGATCGCACTGCCGGCCGGCGGCCTGGCGGGGGCGTTGCTGATGGGGCGCATTCGCCAGTGCAATCAGTTTATGGTGTCCGGCCTCAGCCGCATGGCGCCGGTCGCCATCATGCTGCTCGGCACCGGCACGCTGGCGGGCATCATCGCCAACTCGGCGCTGAAGGACGTGCTTATCGCCGGCCTGACGCACACCGGCCTGCCGGCCTGGCTGCTGGCGCCGTTGTCCGGCGCACTGATGTCGATGGCTACCGCCTCCACCACCGCCGGCACCGCGGTCGCCTCCGGCGTATTCAGCAGCACCTTGCTGGAGCTGGGCGTCAGCGGGCTGGCCGGCGCGGCGATGATCCATGCCGGGGCGACCGTGCTGGATCACCTGCCGCACGGCAGTTTTTTCCATGCGA is drawn from Serratia entomophila and contains these coding sequences:
- a CDS encoding GntP family permease, with amino-acid sequence MTTVSTLGALVALIVAIVLILRKVPPAYGMIAGALAGGLCGGADLVQTVTLMIGGAQGITNAVMRILAAGVLAGVLIESGAAHTIAETIVRKVGETRALLALAVATLILTAVGVFIDVAVITVAPIALSIAQKAGISRAAILLAMIGGGKAGNVMSPNPNTIAAADNFHVPLTSVMLAGIIPGLFGLAVAYLLARRLSGKGGKVMAEELTQHAEGSRPGFAAAISAPLVAILLLSLRPIAGIAIDPLIALPAGGLAGALLMGRIRQCNQFMVSGLSRMAPVAIMLLGTGTLAGIIANSALKDVLIAGLTHTGLPAWLLAPLSGALMSMATASTTAGTAVASGVFSSTLLELGVSGLAGAAMIHAGATVLDHLPHGSFFHATGGSVNMAVHQRLKLLPYETLVGFSIAAVSALMFGVFNLAG